In one Pseudarthrobacter oxydans genomic region, the following are encoded:
- a CDS encoding SseB family protein, whose translation MASNEPGSPSPRQLPGHIAAALAGAGGAADSAGQPWAGRSLAGDDAKIHNFENDDGTASDAYLAAVAALREGTGDEADVVASLTTARVFIPIVARLAEEAEGSHGLNSDKQADMALVTLKAADGRTAMPAFTSTAALAAWHPGARPVAVYAARAALSAVAEGAELLVLDPGSGFTFVVRRPAVWALAQQHGWVPSYKDKELAQEMGRAAAGFPAVRNLELVPGRGVAARAADGTMVAGGGAGPELQVVLYLEDGLDAAGVQELVAGLQAQWSRNVLFGERVDSIEVKLRRADR comes from the coding sequence ATGGCCAGCAACGAACCGGGCTCCCCGTCCCCGCGCCAGCTGCCGGGGCACATCGCTGCCGCGCTGGCGGGCGCCGGCGGCGCTGCGGACTCTGCAGGCCAGCCCTGGGCGGGCCGAAGCCTGGCCGGAGACGATGCCAAAATCCACAACTTCGAGAACGACGACGGAACCGCCAGCGATGCCTACCTCGCCGCAGTTGCGGCCTTGCGGGAAGGAACAGGGGATGAAGCCGACGTGGTGGCTTCGCTGACCACCGCCCGCGTGTTCATCCCCATCGTGGCCCGGCTCGCCGAGGAAGCGGAGGGATCGCACGGCCTGAACTCCGACAAACAGGCGGACATGGCCCTGGTTACCCTCAAGGCTGCCGACGGCAGGACAGCCATGCCGGCCTTCACCTCAACGGCGGCACTGGCCGCCTGGCACCCCGGGGCCAGGCCGGTTGCGGTGTACGCGGCACGTGCGGCGCTCTCCGCCGTCGCGGAGGGCGCAGAACTGCTGGTCCTCGATCCAGGCTCCGGGTTCACGTTCGTGGTGCGGCGGCCCGCGGTCTGGGCCCTGGCACAGCAGCACGGGTGGGTCCCGTCGTACAAGGACAAAGAGCTCGCGCAGGAGATGGGCCGGGCAGCCGCCGGTTTCCCCGCCGTCCGGAACCTCGAGCTGGTGCCGGGCAGGGGAGTGGCCGCCCGCGCCGCCGATGGAACCATGGTTGCAGGCGGCGGTGCGGGGCCGGAACTGCAGGTGGTGCTCTACCTCGAAGACGGACTCGATGCGGCGGGGGTGCAGGAACTCGTAGCCGGCCTCCAGGCGCAGTGGTCGCGGAATGTATTGTTTGGGGAGCGCGTCGACTCGATCGAGGTCAAGTTGAGGCGCGCAGACCGCTAG
- a CDS encoding MFS transporter, producing MNFALYRELLAVGPVRRLLLVGMVARIPHSAAGVLLTLHIVLTLDQGYAAAGAAAAVMTIGMAVGAPWRGRRVDTVGLRTALIPSVISETVIWSVVPHVSYQWLLPLVFVGGLLTLPIFSVVRQSLGVLADGDQRRTAFALDAITTEIVFMIGPAAGAIVATSGFTVLGLTVVGVSTSLAGLFLMWFNPPTRSAAQSEESSADECRAAEAAVVSAAPAHLQEAAAELAPAEARGRAGLRGKVAHNFTWFTAAVAAVFAVAAGAGMVLSGTDVGIVAALETGGHQRDIGIVFVFWCAASVVGGLVYGAMHRPVSPLVLLLGMAALTIPMGFAHDTWTLAFASLLPGLLCAPVLSSASEKVADVVAEERRGEAMGWYGSALTAGVALGAPLAGVFIDGTGPSGGFVSVGVAGVLLCFAGLFLQQRRRRAA from the coding sequence GTGAATTTCGCTCTCTACCGGGAGTTGCTCGCCGTCGGGCCCGTCCGCAGGCTGCTGCTGGTGGGCATGGTTGCCCGTATTCCCCATTCCGCGGCCGGCGTGCTGCTGACCCTGCACATCGTCCTCACCCTGGACCAGGGATATGCCGCCGCGGGCGCCGCCGCCGCCGTCATGACCATCGGCATGGCCGTTGGCGCGCCGTGGCGCGGGCGGCGCGTGGACACCGTGGGCCTGCGCACCGCACTGATCCCTTCCGTGATCTCGGAAACCGTCATTTGGTCTGTGGTTCCCCACGTGTCCTACCAGTGGCTGCTTCCGCTGGTGTTTGTGGGCGGCCTGCTCACGCTCCCCATCTTCAGCGTGGTCCGCCAGTCCCTGGGCGTTCTGGCCGACGGCGACCAGCGCCGTACGGCCTTCGCCCTCGACGCGATCACCACCGAGATAGTGTTCATGATCGGCCCCGCTGCGGGTGCCATCGTGGCCACCAGCGGGTTCACAGTGCTGGGCCTGACCGTGGTGGGCGTTTCCACGTCGCTGGCCGGCCTGTTCCTGATGTGGTTCAACCCGCCCACCCGCAGTGCTGCGCAATCCGAGGAATCCAGCGCTGACGAGTGCCGCGCGGCAGAGGCCGCCGTCGTGTCCGCCGCCCCCGCGCATTTGCAGGAGGCGGCGGCGGAACTGGCGCCTGCGGAAGCCCGGGGCCGTGCCGGCCTCCGCGGCAAGGTTGCGCACAACTTCACATGGTTCACGGCCGCCGTGGCCGCGGTCTTTGCGGTGGCAGCGGGCGCCGGCATGGTCCTGAGCGGGACGGATGTGGGAATTGTGGCAGCCCTGGAGACGGGCGGCCACCAGCGCGACATCGGCATCGTCTTCGTCTTCTGGTGCGCAGCGTCGGTGGTAGGCGGCCTGGTGTACGGCGCCATGCACCGTCCCGTCTCTCCGCTGGTCCTGCTGCTGGGAATGGCGGCACTGACGATCCCCATGGGCTTCGCCCATGACACCTGGACCCTGGCCTTCGCCTCGCTCCTGCCGGGACTGCTGTGCGCGCCCGTGCTGTCATCAGCATCAGAAAAGGTGGCGGACGTGGTGGCCGAGGAACGCCGCGGGGAGGCCATGGGCTGGTACGGCTCAGCGCTGACGGCTGGCGTGGCCCTGGGTGCGCCGCTCGCGGGCGTCTTCATCGACGGCACAGGACCGTCCGGAGGGTTTGTGTCGGTGGGGGTCGCCGGCGTGCTGCTGTGCTTTGCCGGGCTGTTCCTCCAGCAGCGGCGGCGCCGCGCTGCCTGA
- a CDS encoding DUF1844 domain-containing protein — MSTPDSNSHVFEPAPAGPDVSRQVRDISEVPAIEVITTAAVHLMSAAAVKLGLAAEDNAEELKDLDEARKLITALAGLVTAAAPEIGSQHAGPLRDGLRSLQLAFREESLIPDAPGKGPGEKYTGAVN; from the coding sequence ATGAGCACCCCAGACAGTAATTCACACGTTTTCGAGCCCGCGCCCGCCGGTCCCGATGTCTCCCGGCAGGTCCGCGATATTTCCGAGGTTCCGGCGATCGAGGTCATCACCACCGCAGCCGTCCATCTGATGAGCGCAGCCGCCGTCAAGCTGGGGCTGGCGGCGGAGGACAACGCCGAGGAACTGAAGGACCTGGACGAGGCCCGGAAACTGATCACGGCCCTGGCCGGCCTGGTGACGGCGGCCGCCCCGGAGATCGGATCGCAGCACGCAGGGCCGTTGCGTGACGGCCTCCGGTCGCTGCAGCTGGCGTTCCGCGAAGAGTCGCTGATTCCCGATGCCCCGGGCAAGGGCCCGGGAGAGAAGTACACCGGGGCAGTGAACTAA
- the infC gene encoding translation initiation factor IF-3 → MRLVGPAGEQVGIVRIEDALRLAAESDLDLVEVAPQAKPPVCKLMDFGKYKYEAAVKAREARKNQTNTVLKEIRFRLKIDTHDYETKRGHALRFLGAGDKVKAMIQFRGREQQRPEMGIRLLQRFADDVAEVGVVESSPRIDGRNMVMVVGPLKNKAEAKAEARRATQRAEAKAQNEAKASGRVDTSGDDQAPLTQSLADLLPEGFTVSTEPEAVAEAPAQEPADVVEPAAAEAPAKAAEAPKQEAPKQEAPKQEAPKAVAPKAAAPKAAAPKAAPAPKAAAEKPAAAAPAAPAAAPKPAAVPAPPKPVARPAAPKPAARPAPKAAPKPAGKKTT, encoded by the coding sequence GTGCGGCTGGTCGGCCCTGCAGGTGAACAGGTAGGAATCGTCCGTATTGAGGATGCCCTGCGTCTGGCTGCCGAGTCCGACCTTGATCTCGTTGAAGTTGCACCTCAGGCGAAGCCTCCGGTGTGCAAGCTGATGGACTTCGGCAAGTACAAGTACGAGGCCGCGGTTAAGGCACGCGAAGCCCGGAAGAACCAGACGAACACCGTTCTGAAGGAAATCCGCTTCCGCCTGAAGATCGACACCCACGACTACGAGACCAAGCGCGGGCACGCACTGCGCTTCCTCGGCGCCGGGGACAAGGTCAAGGCCATGATCCAGTTCCGTGGCCGTGAGCAGCAGCGTCCGGAAATGGGCATCCGCCTCCTCCAGCGCTTCGCCGACGACGTCGCTGAAGTGGGCGTTGTGGAGTCCAGCCCCCGCATTGACGGCCGCAACATGGTCATGGTGGTTGGCCCGCTGAAGAACAAGGCGGAGGCCAAGGCCGAAGCCCGTCGCGCCACCCAGCGTGCCGAGGCGAAGGCACAGAACGAAGCCAAGGCTTCCGGGCGTGTTGACACGTCCGGCGACGATCAGGCGCCTTTGACGCAGTCCCTGGCGGATCTGCTGCCCGAAGGATTCACCGTCTCGACCGAACCTGAGGCAGTAGCCGAGGCCCCTGCGCAGGAGCCGGCCGACGTCGTCGAGCCTGCTGCAGCCGAAGCTCCCGCCAAGGCCGCGGAAGCTCCGAAGCAGGAGGCTCCGAAGCAGGAAGCACCCAAGCAGGAGGCTCCGAAGGCAGTTGCTCCGAAGGCGGCGGCCCCCAAGGCTGCTGCTCCGAAGGCTGCTCCCGCCCCCAAGGCTGCGGCAGAGAAGCCCGCCGCGGCTGCTCCGGCGGCTCCGGCAGCAGCGCCGAAGCCCGCAGCGGTTCCTGCTCCGCCGAAGCCGGTGGCCAGGCCCGCCGCGCCGAAGCCTGCTGCCCGCCCTGCCCCCAAGGCAGCGCCGAAGCCGGCCGGCAAGAAGACCACTTAG
- the rpmI gene encoding 50S ribosomal protein L35: MPKMKTHSGAKKRFKLTGSGKLRRQQANRRHYLEHKSSRLTRRLAGDKIVFKGDAKVIRKMLGI; this comes from the coding sequence ATGCCGAAGATGAAGACCCACAGTGGTGCCAAGAAGCGCTTCAAGCTGACCGGCAGCGGCAAGCTGCGCCGCCAGCAGGCCAACCGCCGCCACTACCTCGAGCACAAGTCCTCACGGCTGACCCGTCGCCTTGCCGGCGACAAGATCGTCTTCAAGGGCGATGCCAAGGTCATCCGGAAGATGCTCGGCATCTAG
- the rplT gene encoding 50S ribosomal protein L20 has protein sequence MARVKRAVNAHKKRRVILERAKGYRGQRSRLYRKAKEQLLHSFVYSYGDRKKKKGDFRRLWIQRINAASRANGLTYNRLIQGLKAAEVEVDRRMLAELAVSDANAFAALVKVAKDSLPADTSAKKVVA, from the coding sequence GTGGCACGTGTGAAGAGGGCGGTCAACGCCCACAAGAAGCGCCGGGTTATCCTTGAACGCGCAAAGGGCTACCGTGGACAGCGTTCACGCCTGTACCGCAAGGCCAAAGAGCAGCTGCTGCACTCGTTTGTGTACAGCTACGGCGACCGTAAGAAGAAGAAGGGCGACTTCCGCCGCCTGTGGATCCAGCGCATCAACGCTGCATCCCGCGCCAACGGACTCACCTACAACCGCCTGATCCAGGGCCTGAAGGCCGCTGAGGTTGAGGTTGACCGCCGCATGCTGGCCGAGCTGGCCGTTTCCGACGCCAACGCTTTCGCAGCGCTGGTCAAGGTTGCCAAGGATTCCCTGCCTGCCGACACCTCCGCCAAGAAGGTTGTTGCCTAG
- a CDS encoding RNA methyltransferase: MNETGRPQDFPLSNPRADRVRDVAKLAGRPARLKRGLFLAEGPQAVREALRLHQQRLAAGAPGVVTEVFASESCLDRFPEFEELSQGVNARLATDEVLAAMADTVNPQGIVAVCRFLDVALEEVLDAGPRLIAVLCQVRDPGNAGTVLRAADSAGADAVILTSSSVDIYNPKAVRSTAGSLFHLPVVLGADIGGLVAACRARGIGILAADGYGSLNLDTLQDENARRRLTGEGPESAYALEQPTAWLFGNEAQGLSQEELALADHRVAVPVYGSAESLNLGTAATVCLYASARSQHLPARVTA, from the coding sequence ATGAACGAAACCGGGCGCCCGCAAGATTTTCCGCTGTCCAATCCCCGAGCTGATCGGGTGAGGGACGTGGCAAAACTTGCCGGGCGCCCGGCGCGTTTAAAGCGCGGACTGTTCCTGGCTGAAGGGCCCCAGGCGGTCCGCGAAGCCCTCAGGCTCCACCAGCAGCGCCTTGCCGCCGGCGCCCCGGGTGTGGTCACGGAGGTTTTTGCCAGCGAAAGCTGCCTGGACCGGTTCCCGGAATTTGAGGAACTGTCCCAAGGGGTCAACGCCCGCCTTGCCACTGACGAGGTCCTCGCGGCCATGGCGGACACCGTCAACCCGCAGGGGATCGTCGCCGTCTGCCGCTTCCTGGACGTGGCGCTGGAAGAAGTGCTCGACGCCGGGCCCCGCCTGATTGCCGTGCTGTGCCAGGTCCGTGACCCCGGGAACGCGGGAACCGTCCTGCGGGCAGCAGACTCCGCCGGCGCGGACGCCGTCATCCTCACATCCTCCAGCGTGGACATCTACAACCCCAAGGCGGTGCGCTCCACGGCCGGCTCGCTCTTCCACCTCCCGGTGGTGCTGGGTGCCGACATCGGCGGCCTGGTTGCGGCCTGCCGGGCACGGGGGATAGGCATCCTGGCGGCGGACGGCTACGGTTCCCTCAACCTGGACACCCTGCAGGATGAGAACGCCCGGCGACGGCTGACCGGTGAAGGTCCGGAGTCGGCCTATGCCCTGGAGCAGCCCACCGCGTGGCTTTTCGGGAACGAGGCCCAGGGCCTGTCCCAGGAGGAGCTTGCGCTGGCAGACCATCGGGTGGCCGTGCCGGTGTACGGCTCCGCGGAGAGCCTGAACCTGGGTACCGCGGCCACGGTCTGCCTGTACGCCAGCGCCCGGTCCCAGCACCTGCCCGCCCGGGTGACAGCCTAG
- a CDS encoding GlsB/YeaQ/YmgE family stress response membrane protein: MGFLAWIILGLIVGAIVKAVMPGRVGGGWVTSLVLGVVGAIVGGWIGSLLFNKGDLAFFDLGTWILAIVGGLVVAGIYGAITGRGKATRAP; this comes from the coding sequence ATGGGTTTTCTTGCTTGGATTATCCTCGGCCTTATCGTAGGGGCCATTGTTAAGGCCGTCATGCCCGGACGGGTTGGCGGGGGCTGGGTCACCAGCCTTGTTTTGGGTGTAGTGGGCGCCATTGTGGGCGGCTGGATCGGCAGCCTCCTGTTCAACAAGGGCGATCTTGCCTTCTTCGACCTGGGCACCTGGATTCTCGCTATCGTCGGCGGCCTTGTTGTTGCCGGCATCTACGGGGCTATCACCGGACGCGGCAAGGCTACCCGCGCACCCTGA
- a CDS encoding cation diffusion facilitator family transporter — MAAHGGTKAIVAALAANLTIAALKFVAYALTLSSSMLAEAIHSVADSGNQVLLLVGGKKAKRAASPEHPFGYGRERYIYAFIVSIVLFSVGGLFALYEAWDKFQHPHAIEGDFWWVPLAVLLGAIIAESFSFRTAIIESNHVRGQQSWARFVRSAKQPELPVILLEDLGALVGLVFALIGVSLTLITGDGLWDAAGTAMIGLLLVAIAVVLALETKSLLLGESATKDDVGKIAAAIEADGGRIIHLKTLHLGPEELLVAAKIAISHSTTGVEIAREIDAAEARIRAAVPIARVIYLEPDLHRADATEAGQQPAAAAPQP, encoded by the coding sequence TTGGCTGCACATGGCGGTACCAAGGCGATTGTGGCGGCCCTGGCTGCCAACCTGACCATCGCCGCCCTGAAGTTCGTGGCGTATGCCCTCACGCTTTCCTCGTCAATGCTCGCCGAAGCCATCCACTCCGTGGCCGACTCAGGCAACCAGGTCCTTCTGCTGGTAGGAGGCAAGAAAGCGAAACGGGCTGCCAGCCCCGAGCACCCCTTCGGCTACGGCCGGGAGCGCTACATCTATGCCTTCATTGTCTCCATCGTCCTGTTCAGCGTCGGCGGCCTCTTCGCCCTCTATGAGGCATGGGACAAGTTCCAGCACCCGCATGCCATCGAAGGGGACTTCTGGTGGGTTCCGTTGGCCGTGCTGCTGGGTGCGATCATTGCCGAGTCCTTCTCGTTCCGGACCGCCATCATTGAGTCGAACCACGTCCGCGGGCAGCAGTCCTGGGCCAGGTTCGTGCGGAGCGCCAAGCAGCCTGAGCTGCCGGTGATCCTGCTCGAGGACCTTGGCGCGCTCGTGGGCCTGGTCTTCGCCCTTATCGGCGTCAGCCTGACGCTCATCACGGGTGATGGACTCTGGGATGCCGCCGGCACGGCGATGATCGGCCTGCTGCTGGTGGCCATCGCCGTCGTGCTCGCGCTGGAAACCAAGTCCCTGCTCCTGGGCGAGTCCGCAACAAAGGACGACGTCGGGAAGATCGCCGCGGCGATCGAAGCCGACGGCGGGCGCATCATCCACCTCAAGACCCTGCACCTTGGCCCGGAGGAGCTCCTCGTGGCCGCCAAGATCGCCATCAGCCATTCCACCACGGGGGTCGAGATCGCACGCGAGATCGACGCTGCTGAAGCGAGGATCCGCGCGGCCGTGCCCATCGCCCGGGTCATCTACCTGGAGCCCGACCTTCACCGGGCCGATGCCACAGAGGCGGGCCAGCAGCCTGCCGCCGCAGCCCCGCAGCCGTAA
- a CDS encoding MFS transporter, translating into MSSVLETSTAAPTRSPNIAMAIFALAMGGVGIGVTEFTMMGLLKEVEQGLGISTPEAGHLISAYALGVVVGAPLLAAVGAKLPRKHLALGLILFFAVANFLSFLAPDYGTMLASRFAAGLPHGAFFGVAAVIAASLVPPTRRGWAISMVMAGLSISNVVGVPFATWMGQTYGWRLLFILVGLIGLLTLALVWKFVPFHHAHPDASIRRELGALKRLQVWLAILIGIVGFGGFFATYTYIAHTMTLVAGMPSSLIPMVVALYGLGMVAGNIVGGRFADKSVMGTLYKVLPAIAVALVVYAVAVHWPWSAFVMVFVVGASGSMLVPALQTRLLDASPDAPSLASSLNHAALNVANALGAFLGGVVIALGWGYVAPALVGAVLALLGLGVAIASGLLERKKPLTA; encoded by the coding sequence ATGAGCAGCGTCCTCGAAACATCCACGGCAGCCCCCACCCGATCCCCCAACATCGCCATGGCCATCTTTGCCCTCGCCATGGGAGGGGTGGGCATCGGGGTTACGGAATTCACCATGATGGGCCTGCTGAAGGAAGTGGAGCAGGGCCTCGGGATATCAACACCGGAAGCCGGCCACCTCATCTCCGCCTATGCCTTGGGCGTTGTAGTCGGGGCCCCGCTGCTCGCCGCCGTCGGGGCCAAGCTCCCCCGCAAGCACCTGGCCCTCGGGCTCATCCTTTTTTTCGCGGTGGCCAACTTCCTTTCCTTCCTCGCGCCCGACTACGGGACCATGCTGGCCTCGCGCTTCGCCGCAGGCCTGCCGCACGGCGCGTTCTTCGGAGTTGCGGCGGTCATTGCAGCCTCGCTGGTTCCGCCAACGCGGCGCGGGTGGGCGATCTCCATGGTGATGGCGGGGCTCAGCATCTCCAACGTGGTGGGGGTGCCCTTTGCCACCTGGATGGGCCAAACGTACGGCTGGCGGCTGCTCTTTATCCTGGTGGGATTGATAGGACTGCTAACGCTTGCCCTGGTCTGGAAATTCGTCCCGTTCCACCACGCCCACCCGGACGCAAGCATCCGGCGTGAACTGGGAGCCCTCAAGCGCCTGCAGGTCTGGCTGGCCATCCTGATCGGCATCGTAGGCTTTGGCGGCTTCTTCGCCACCTACACCTACATCGCCCACACCATGACACTCGTGGCAGGCATGCCGTCGTCACTGATTCCGATGGTGGTGGCGCTCTATGGCCTGGGAATGGTAGCCGGCAACATCGTGGGCGGCAGGTTCGCTGACAAGTCCGTGATGGGAACCCTGTACAAGGTGCTGCCCGCCATAGCTGTTGCCTTGGTGGTCTACGCCGTGGCCGTCCACTGGCCGTGGTCTGCCTTCGTCATGGTGTTCGTGGTGGGCGCTTCCGGGTCCATGCTGGTCCCGGCGCTGCAGACCCGGCTCCTGGATGCGTCGCCGGACGCGCCGTCCCTCGCTTCGTCACTGAACCATGCCGCGCTCAACGTGGCCAATGCGCTGGGGGCCTTCCTGGGCGGGGTAGTGATCGCGCTCGGCTGGGGTTACGTTGCCCCTGCGCTGGTAGGCGCCGTCCTCGCCCTGTTGGGACTCGGCGTCGCCATCGCCAGCGGACTCCTGGAACGCAAGAAGCCGCTGACCGCCTGA
- a CDS encoding (deoxy)nucleoside triphosphate pyrophosphohydrolase, giving the protein MTGLIQVVGGAVVDSLAEPSLLLVARRSAPEDLAGLWEFPGGKVESGEQPEAALARELYEELGIGVRLGPELPAGAPQGWPLNSRASMRVWLAEVTRGEARPLEDHDDLRWVALSDPEAVLGLPWIPADFPIVRALLSALGVQAEAARS; this is encoded by the coding sequence GTGACTGGACTGATACAGGTGGTAGGCGGAGCCGTCGTTGACAGCCTGGCGGAACCTTCGCTGCTGCTGGTGGCGCGGCGCAGCGCGCCGGAGGATCTGGCCGGCCTCTGGGAGTTCCCCGGCGGCAAGGTGGAATCCGGAGAGCAACCGGAAGCCGCGCTGGCCCGCGAGCTGTACGAGGAACTCGGCATCGGCGTCCGGCTCGGCCCCGAGCTTCCGGCCGGGGCACCGCAGGGGTGGCCGCTGAACAGCCGTGCCAGCATGCGGGTGTGGCTCGCGGAGGTGACCCGCGGGGAAGCGCGGCCGCTTGAAGACCACGATGACCTGCGGTGGGTGGCACTGTCTGATCCGGAAGCGGTCCTGGGCCTGCCCTGGATACCTGCCGATTTCCCGATCGTCAGGGCGCTTCTTTCCGCCCTGGGTGTCCAGGCTGAGGCTGCGCGCTCCTAG
- a CDS encoding Rv2578c family radical SAM protein — protein sequence MRWDAQALMPRPGETAPGTASPALLPLAGLVRSVTTPEFAGITFHEVTAKSVLNKVPPGSRMPFEWTINPYRGCSHACVYCFARKSHTYLDFDPGLDFDSQVVVKVNAAEVLRKELAKPSWGRHQVALGTNTDPYQRAEGRYRLMPGIITALADSGTPLSILTKGTLLARDIPLLKSAAAQVPVGLGISLAMTDEALSEAVEPGTPGPRARLKLVSRLREAGLPCGVMAMPILPWLSDSDDALDALFASLAAAGATGVTAGALYLKPGTREWFMKWIAANHPGLAGRYRGLYGSGSYASKEYRSWLAGKVRYFKARHGFTNSSGFSHRDLEDDPRGEEAAYPAGAIPAAAGHDAGSSVPGVPGLPAQGGPAEQATLF from the coding sequence ATGAGATGGGACGCCCAAGCACTGATGCCCCGGCCGGGAGAAACTGCTCCGGGCACCGCCTCACCCGCCCTGCTACCGCTGGCCGGCCTGGTCCGCTCGGTCACCACTCCCGAGTTCGCCGGCATCACCTTCCACGAGGTCACCGCCAAATCGGTGCTCAACAAGGTGCCGCCCGGTTCAAGGATGCCGTTCGAGTGGACCATCAACCCCTACCGGGGCTGCAGCCACGCCTGCGTCTATTGCTTCGCCCGGAAAAGCCATACGTACCTGGATTTCGACCCCGGCCTGGACTTCGACAGCCAGGTGGTGGTCAAGGTCAACGCCGCGGAGGTCCTTCGCAAAGAACTGGCCAAACCTTCCTGGGGCCGCCACCAGGTGGCCCTCGGCACCAACACGGACCCCTACCAGCGTGCCGAGGGCCGTTACCGCTTGATGCCCGGCATCATCACCGCCCTTGCTGACTCGGGAACTCCCCTCTCGATCCTCACCAAGGGGACGCTGCTGGCACGGGACATTCCATTGCTCAAGAGCGCCGCAGCCCAGGTGCCCGTGGGCCTGGGCATCTCCCTCGCCATGACCGATGAAGCGCTCTCCGAGGCCGTCGAGCCGGGAACGCCGGGGCCCCGGGCACGGCTCAAGCTCGTCTCCCGCCTTCGCGAGGCCGGACTCCCCTGCGGGGTGATGGCCATGCCCATCCTCCCCTGGCTTTCGGACAGCGATGACGCCTTGGATGCGCTTTTCGCTTCATTGGCTGCCGCCGGGGCCACCGGAGTGACCGCCGGAGCCCTCTACCTCAAACCGGGCACCAGGGAGTGGTTCATGAAGTGGATCGCCGCCAACCATCCCGGACTGGCCGGCCGCTACCGCGGGCTCTACGGCTCCGGCTCGTATGCCTCCAAGGAGTACCGCTCCTGGCTGGCCGGCAAGGTCCGCTACTTCAAGGCACGCCATGGCTTCACCAATTCATCCGGCTTCAGCCACAGGGACCTGGAGGACGACCCCCGCGGCGAGGAGGCTGCCTACCCGGCAGGCGCCATTCCGGCAGCGGCAGGGCATGATGCGGGTAGCTCCGTGCCCGGCGTACCCGGGCTGCCGGCACAGGGAGGACCGGCAGAACAGGCAACGCTCTTCTAG
- a CDS encoding SIMPL domain-containing protein: MAADSGSGGGARGGVGVPGYQPGAVDSPGNGSRGTEPRGTVTVTGTGSADAAPDLMVVSIGVECRAESVEAAYSRAGAGSDAVASAFRRHGVEGADIRTAALNVRADMTWREGGGQRVTGYVAACTLTIRLRAPGSASAAISEAVGAGGNDVRLNGLELTFSDDAAVRARAREAAWLDAASTARQYAQLASARLGRVLSIVDNVPVQGPVPLARMQRAASVEQVAVEPGDSTVAAAITVVWELQDLT; this comes from the coding sequence ATGGCAGCGGATTCCGGCAGCGGCGGCGGGGCAAGGGGCGGAGTGGGGGTTCCCGGGTATCAGCCCGGGGCCGTGGATTCCCCTGGAAATGGCTCCCGCGGCACTGAGCCGCGCGGCACTGTCACCGTCACCGGGACCGGTTCGGCGGATGCTGCCCCCGACCTGATGGTGGTCTCCATCGGGGTGGAGTGCCGCGCAGAATCCGTGGAGGCCGCCTACTCCCGGGCCGGCGCCGGCTCCGATGCCGTTGCCTCCGCCTTCCGCCGGCACGGCGTTGAGGGTGCCGACATCCGCACTGCGGCCCTGAACGTGCGGGCGGATATGACATGGCGGGAAGGCGGGGGCCAGCGGGTCACGGGGTACGTTGCAGCCTGCACCCTCACCATAAGGTTGCGGGCGCCTGGTTCCGCCTCCGCCGCAATCTCCGAAGCCGTTGGGGCGGGCGGCAACGACGTCCGGCTGAACGGCCTCGAACTCACGTTCAGCGACGACGCCGCAGTCCGGGCACGGGCGCGTGAAGCTGCCTGGCTGGATGCAGCGAGTACCGCACGCCAGTACGCCCAGCTTGCCTCGGCCCGGTTGGGGCGGGTGCTTTCCATAGTGGACAACGTCCCGGTCCAGGGTCCGGTGCCGCTGGCCCGGATGCAGCGCGCCGCTTCCGTGGAACAGGTCGCCGTGGAGCCGGGGGACTCCACCGTGGCCGCTGCAATCACGGTGGTGTGGGAGCTCCAGGACCTCACGTAG